One window of the Camelus ferus isolate YT-003-E chromosome 12, BCGSAC_Cfer_1.0, whole genome shotgun sequence genome contains the following:
- the DEPDC4 gene encoding LOW QUALITY PROTEIN: DEP domain-containing protein 4 (The sequence of the model RefSeq protein was modified relative to this genomic sequence to represent the inferred CDS: inserted 3 bases in 2 codons) encodes MDEEDKAFKQKQKEGQKKLEELKAKATGKDPLATGGIKKPGKKKPRVQEFRSGLFNKTPAPPTSQTKIFHSRTKATVSKGRRAVGPQLVTQISTTETRAPQQKQGALPLADGSSPGSPAASRPLQQTQASQIRSRELAAPPDRPRAGAHGPAGTACSRQARRQPTVTSPGDLRRPTRARSLGARGRSLTSSPSPPGRGGAGACFPRPPKRLLGAPAQPRHLAAAACLLHVLPHSRGLKGWNRRREGGGEGRDRGRRVREGKEDRKASRPVHDVTSGWFGRGGTGTSLASASREAGGGGITSRRRSLEGELMAVLLTPRFRTLDSQSELPGPGRSGPSFVSSRGVFCRKRRTGYSGPFQAIQLWDGIIHSLQTQVEIKRRRHHVRTYKDCFTGSDAVDVVLSHLMQNMYLSSNDISRLKGVQLCQVLMSHKIFEPVGMKLFKNEKELEFEDSNNSLYFLGNKTSNVFCKRKKDSESGSTDEIKAQESLRPEDEMISNPLALEIGEERIEELIDTMNGNLALPPNNTAGKPVLPLSKEAVEDVWKQQTLLRILQLIHLPFLENILETPAKTQNLQLSKKEDLVISNTCLDREVIPSLCLPEVDNWLNTAIECLEYFPDQFIVTVSKQXQNRNEEARLNIQKKLLFDVIVKYYNQQRDCLLTDEYFDIHSGIIELLENEKRTEAVEATQLYLRLLLPNIREELQRLLTFMVIASEPNAYKLQKQYDNKTVVLKTXAKAVLQSKSLKVRAEQLVWFLLEFHSELFKTPITLLDLVSKKLKKLLCGEDPDAISGFTFCQRLTYKEFEKQKERTSQYLHQLALEINSNPNITLKQKKKLIKEFQKHHPGSFALTFLGEETIICKYKEFL; translated from the exons AAAACCAAGAGTGCAGGAGTTTCGGAGCGGGTTATTTAACAAAacacctgccccacccacctcacAAACAAAAATCTTCCATTCCAGAACTAAAGCTACCGTCAGTAAAGGACGCCGGGCGGTAGGGCCCCAGTTGGTAACCCAG ATCTCCACCACGGAAACCCGAGCTCCCCAGCAGAAGCAGGGGGCTCTCCCTCTAGCAGATGGCTCCAGCCCCGGGTCTCCCGCCGCTTCAAGGCCTCTTCAGCAGACTCAGGCCTCCCAGATTCGCTCCCGGGAGCTCGCGGCTCCCCCAGATCGGCCCCGCGCGGGCGCCCACGGCCCCGCCGGCACGGCCTGCAGCCGGCAGGCCCGTCGCCAGCCAACAGTCACTAGCCCCGGGGACCTTAGGAGGCCTACCCGGGC GCGGTCGCTTGGTGCTCGGGGACGGTCACtcacctcttctccttctcctcccggGAGGGGCGGTGCTGGGGCTTGTTTCCCCCGCCCCCCTAAACGCCTCCTGGGTGCTCCTGCTCAGCCTCGGCACCTGGCCGCTGCCGCCTGCTTACTCCATGTCCTCCCACACTCGCGCGGCCTCAAAGGCTGGAAccggaggagggaagggggaggggaggggagggaccgGGGAAGAAGAGtaagggaggggaaagaagacCGAAAGGCCAGCCGGCCGGTGCATGACGTCACTTCCGGCTGGTTCGGAAGGGGCGGGACCGGGACTTCCTTGGCCTCCGCCTCCCGAGAGGCAGGTGGGGGCGGGATTACAAGCCGGAGGAGGAGCCTCGAGGGCGAGTTAATGGCGGTTCTTTTGACTCCGCGGTTCCGTACCCTCGACAGCCAGAGCGAGCTTCCGGGCCCAGGGAGGAGCGGGCCGAGTTTCGTGAGCTCTAGAGGTGTCTTCTGCCGGAAAAGGAGGACAG gataCTCTGGTCCTTTTCAAGCTATTCAGCTATGGGATGGTATTATTCACTCCCTTCAGACTcaagtggaaataaaaagaaggaggCATCATGTACGAACATACAAAGACTGTTTTACTGGTTCTGATGCTGTTGATGTAGTATTAAGTCATCTTATGCAAAATATGTACCTAAGTAGTAATGATATCTCTCGTCTTAAAGGAGTTCAGCTTTGCCAAGTTCTAATGAGCCATAAAATATTTGAACCTGTAGGAATGAAgctattcaaaaatgaaaaggaattggAATTTGAGGATTCAAATAATAGTCTCTACTTTCTAGGCAATAAGACATCTAATGttttttgcaaaaggaaaaaggattCTGAGAGTGGGTCAACTGATGAAATAAAAGCACAGGAATCTTTAAG ACCAGAAGATGAAATGATTTCAAATCCTCTAGCATTGGAGATTGGTGAGGAAAGAATTGAGGAACTTATTGATACAATGAATGGGAATCTGGCTTTACCTCCAAACAACACAGCTGGCAAACCTGTTCTCCCACTTTCAAAAGAAg ctGTGGAAGATGTTTGGAAACAACAAACATTGTTACGTATTCTTCAACTGATTCACCTTCcattcttggaaaatattttggaaactcCAGCTAAAACACAAAATCTTCAATTAAGTAAAAAGGAAGATCTCGTTATCTCAAATACTTGCCTGGACAGAGAGGTTATTCCAAGCTTATGTCTACCTGA GGTTGATAACTGGCTTAACACAGCAATTGAATGCTTGGAATATTTTCCTGACCAGTTCATAGTTACAGTTAGTAAgc tacaaaacagaaatgaagaagcaAGATTGAATATACAGAAGAAGTTACTTTTTGATGTCATAGTAAAATACTATAATCAACAAAGAGATTGCTTATTAACTGATGAGTATTTTGATATTCATTCAGGAATTATTGAACTTTTAG aaaatgagaaaagaacagaagcagTTGAAGCAACACAACTATACCTAAGATTGTTACTGCCCAACATTAGAGAAGAATTACAACGGCTACTTACTTTTATGGTGATTGCATCAGAACCTAATGCCTACAAGTTACAAAAACAG TATGATAACAAAACGGTGGTCCTGAAAAC TGCCAAAGCAGTTTTGCAATCCAAATCATTAAAAGTACGGGCAGAACAACTAGTCTGGTTTCTACTGGAGTTCCACTCTGAGCTCTTCAAG ACACCAATTACTTTATTGGATCTGGTTAGTAAGAAACTTAAGAAGCTTCTATGTGGAGAAGATCCAGATGCCATATCAG gcttcacATTTTGCCAACGCTTAACATACaaggaatttgaaaaacaaaaggaaaggacaAGTCAATACCTTCACCAGTTGGCACTAGAGATTAATAGTAATCCCAATATCactttgaaacaaaaaaagaaattaattaaggAATTTCAAAAACACCATCCAGGAAGCTTTGCATTAACATTTCTGGGAGAAGAAACTATAATCTGTAAATATAAAGAATTCCTCTGA